A single Acidaminococcus sp. DNA region contains:
- the tilS gene encoding tRNA lysidine(34) synthetase TilS, translated as MGLLEESLIGLVRRSALWKPGTPAVAACSGGADSLALTDVMAKAAEADDVQVIVAHVQHHLRGEEAEADAAFVADYARERGLEFYRADVEPAELADAEGLSLEDAARRLRYEALEACRSKYDASGIFLAHHRDDQAETVLLNLLRGAGTRGLRGMLAVSGYLARPFLEISRKDTELYCEEEGLAYRTDSTNSDETLKRNWIRRQLLPLLETQNPQIKKHLAQLADVAAEDEAYLERQALRYLNAYGRDVFGTYDVGVGSDFEVLPLALKRSIIRVMVRRVGGGELSYDHVKKILELIARGTSGKALDVPGHVRLIYLNGRLMAGKNERSREEERAAKLAKKEQQRNASQS; from the coding sequence ATGGGATTGTTGGAAGAAAGCCTGATCGGGCTGGTGCGGCGGTCTGCCCTGTGGAAACCGGGTACGCCCGCGGTGGCTGCCTGTTCCGGCGGGGCGGATTCCCTCGCCCTCACCGACGTGATGGCCAAGGCGGCCGAGGCGGATGATGTCCAGGTGATTGTAGCTCATGTGCAGCACCATCTGCGCGGCGAAGAGGCAGAAGCAGATGCCGCTTTTGTGGCAGACTACGCCCGGGAACGCGGCCTTGAGTTTTACCGGGCCGATGTGGAACCGGCAGAGCTGGCTGATGCCGAAGGTCTTTCCCTAGAGGACGCAGCGCGCCGCCTGCGTTATGAAGCACTGGAAGCCTGCCGCAGTAAATATGATGCATCCGGCATTTTCCTGGCTCATCATCGCGATGATCAGGCAGAGACCGTGCTGCTCAATCTGCTCCGCGGCGCCGGAACGAGAGGACTGCGGGGTATGCTTGCAGTCAGTGGTTATCTGGCCCGGCCTTTCCTGGAGATTTCCCGCAAAGATACGGAGCTGTACTGCGAGGAAGAAGGCCTTGCCTACAGAACCGACAGTACGAACTCCGATGAAACTTTGAAACGCAACTGGATCCGGAGACAGCTGCTGCCGCTTCTGGAAACCCAGAATCCCCAGATTAAGAAGCATCTTGCCCAGCTGGCCGATGTCGCCGCCGAGGATGAGGCTTATCTGGAACGTCAGGCACTGCGGTACCTGAACGCCTATGGCCGTGATGTGTTTGGCACGTACGACGTAGGTGTAGGATCTGATTTTGAAGTACTTCCGCTGGCACTTAAACGCAGCATTATTCGCGTGATGGTGCGCCGTGTGGGCGGCGGGGAACTTTCTTATGACCATGTCAAAAAAATACTTGAACTCATTGCCAGGGGTACCAGCGGCAAGGCGCTGGATGTGCCCGGGCATGTCCGTCTCATTTATTTGAACGGACGGTTGATGGCGGGAAAAAATGAACGGTCCCGGGAAGAAGAAAGGGCCGCCAAGCTTGCAAAAAAGGAGCAACAGAGAAATGCATCCCAATCTTGA
- the dusB gene encoding tRNA dihydrouridine synthase DusB: MFNQLVLAKIPVVLAPMAGVTDLPFRVICREEGADYTVSEMVSAKALLFRNQKTFAMLRIDPHEHPTAIQLFGSVPAEMAAAGKIVEESGADIIDVNMGCPVHKIVANGEGSALMKDPQRAYAILAALVDAVSVPVTVKIRAGWDDAHQNAAEIAQLAEKAGCAAVAVHGRTRSQFYQGKADWKIIRTVKESVSIPVFGNGDIFSADDALRMKKETGCDGVMIARGAQGNPWIFREVKAAFEGRPVPAVTLEERFAMIRRHLRDLIAFKGERIAVREMRHHGACYLSGLPHSAYYRNAINQTQTQEGLLAVLDEYEQKLLLD, from the coding sequence ATGTTCAATCAATTGGTACTGGCAAAGATTCCGGTCGTGCTTGCCCCCATGGCAGGGGTTACGGATTTACCGTTCCGGGTTATCTGTCGGGAAGAGGGAGCCGATTATACGGTGTCCGAAATGGTAAGTGCCAAGGCACTTCTGTTCCGCAACCAAAAGACCTTTGCCATGCTGCGTATCGATCCGCATGAGCACCCGACAGCCATTCAGCTCTTTGGTTCCGTGCCGGCGGAGATGGCTGCGGCAGGCAAGATTGTTGAGGAAAGCGGCGCTGATATCATCGATGTGAATATGGGTTGTCCTGTACACAAAATTGTAGCTAACGGAGAGGGTTCAGCCTTGATGAAAGATCCGCAGCGGGCTTATGCGATTCTGGCCGCTCTTGTCGATGCCGTGAGCGTTCCCGTGACCGTAAAAATTCGGGCCGGATGGGACGATGCTCATCAAAATGCTGCTGAAATTGCACAGCTTGCGGAAAAAGCGGGCTGCGCCGCCGTAGCGGTTCATGGCAGGACACGCTCTCAGTTTTATCAGGGCAAGGCCGATTGGAAAATCATCCGGACCGTCAAGGAAAGCGTTTCCATTCCGGTTTTTGGCAACGGTGACATCTTTTCTGCTGATGACGCTCTGCGCATGAAGAAAGAAACGGGCTGTGACGGCGTTATGATTGCCCGCGGGGCACAAGGGAATCCCTGGATTTTTCGGGAAGTGAAGGCGGCTTTTGAGGGCCGTCCTGTTCCAGCCGTTACTCTTGAGGAACGCTTCGCCATGATTCGACGCCATCTCCGCGACCTTATCGCATTTAAAGGTGAACGGATTGCGGTCAGGGAAATGCGTCATCATGGGGCATGCTACTTATCAGGGCTGCCGCACAGCGCCTATTACCGCAATGCAATCAACCAAACTCAGACACAGGAAGGCCTCCTGGCCGTCCTCGATGAATATGAACAAAAACTCCTGTTGGATTAA
- a CDS encoding septum formation initiator family protein, with protein sequence MMVTGKRKKAESRKRSLGTFVFCLVMALLMVRAGYRVYTLFQVHQETVKTEQKIEQLKAENAKLEQERDNLSDPQYIEKVARDEHNMVGKKEIPLFLVDDSKKNEQTKDAAGKK encoded by the coding sequence ATGATGGTTACCGGAAAACGAAAGAAAGCGGAAAGCAGGAAGCGGTCACTTGGGACGTTCGTTTTCTGCCTGGTTATGGCACTTCTTATGGTTCGTGCCGGTTATCGAGTCTATACCCTGTTTCAGGTTCACCAGGAAACGGTAAAGACCGAGCAGAAGATCGAACAGCTGAAGGCTGAAAATGCCAAGCTTGAGCAAGAAAGAGATAATCTGAGCGATCCGCAGTATATCGAAAAGGTTGCCCGTGACGAGCATAATATGGTCGGGAAGAAAGAAATTCCTTTATTCCTGGTGGATGATAGTAAAAAGAACGAGCAGACCAAGGACGCTGCCGGGAAAAAATAA
- the ftsH gene encoding ATP-dependent zinc metalloprotease FtsH, with amino-acid sequence MTKFFRNLLFYLLILILGLWIFEYYNSPSTPKNEMSYSTFMREVEDDDVTTVTIIDNTTIRGKLKNGTEFTTIAPRDDKMVETLRNKNVEINAQLPPQPSLLSNILTSILPMIIIVVLWFFMMNNAQGGGSRVMSFGKSKAKLYGDGKSKVTFRDVAGADEAKQELEEVVEFLRAPQKYNQLGAKIPKGVLLYGPPGTGKTLLARAVAGEAGVPFFSISGSDFVEMFVGVGASRVRDLFDQAKKNAPCIVFIDEIDAVGRQRGAGLGGGHDEREQTLNQLLVEMDGFSANEGIIMIAATNRPDILDPALLRPGRFDRQIVVDKPDIRGRKAILKVHTKGKPIDSTVDLDVIARRTPGFTGADLANLVNEGALLAARHNQMTITMSDMEEAAERVMMGPERKSRVMSDEEKRLTAYHEGGHALVGMLLDHTDPVHKVTIIPRGRAGGYTLSLPKEDRYYATRSELLDELKVLLGGRVAEALVLHEISSGASNDLQRATELARDMTCEYGMSEVLGAVTFGHRNKQVFLGRDMGQQNQVSEEVAATVDREIRRFIDEAYEGTVKVISENIDKLHLIAKNLMERETLEEHELQELMKYGHILEKGELPPEADTTSEPKPVTETPEPAEDAGTADKAPETALNDIPQV; translated from the coding sequence GTGACAAAATTTTTTCGCAATTTGCTTTTCTACCTGCTCATTCTGATTCTCGGTCTGTGGATTTTTGAATATTACAATTCTCCCAGTACGCCGAAGAATGAAATGAGCTATTCAACGTTCATGAGGGAAGTCGAGGATGATGACGTCACCACGGTGACCATCATCGATAATACGACAATCAGAGGCAAACTCAAGAACGGTACCGAATTCACGACTATCGCTCCGCGGGATGACAAAATGGTAGAAACCCTGCGGAATAAGAACGTAGAAATCAATGCGCAGCTGCCGCCTCAGCCGTCGCTTCTGAGCAATATCCTGACGTCGATTCTGCCCATGATCATCATTGTGGTGCTGTGGTTCTTCATGATGAACAACGCCCAGGGCGGAGGCAGCCGTGTCATGTCCTTTGGCAAGAGTAAAGCCAAACTGTACGGGGACGGTAAGAGCAAGGTGACGTTCCGTGATGTGGCCGGTGCAGATGAAGCCAAGCAGGAACTGGAAGAAGTCGTGGAATTCCTGCGGGCTCCGCAGAAATATAATCAGCTGGGTGCCAAGATTCCAAAGGGCGTGCTGCTCTACGGACCTCCTGGTACCGGTAAGACGCTGCTGGCAAGAGCCGTAGCCGGTGAAGCCGGCGTGCCTTTCTTCAGCATCAGTGGTTCCGACTTCGTGGAAATGTTCGTCGGTGTCGGTGCTTCCCGCGTCCGTGACCTCTTTGATCAGGCGAAGAAGAACGCGCCCTGCATCGTCTTCATCGATGAAATCGATGCTGTCGGGCGCCAGAGAGGTGCCGGACTTGGCGGAGGCCACGATGAACGTGAACAGACGCTGAACCAGCTCCTCGTGGAGATGGATGGCTTTAGTGCTAATGAAGGCATTATTATGATTGCCGCGACCAACCGTCCGGATATTCTTGATCCGGCGCTTCTGCGTCCGGGCCGTTTCGACCGTCAGATTGTCGTCGACAAGCCTGATATTCGCGGACGTAAGGCAATTTTGAAGGTTCATACGAAGGGTAAACCAATCGATTCGACGGTAGACCTCGATGTCATTGCCCGCCGTACGCCGGGCTTTACGGGCGCGGACCTGGCAAACCTTGTCAACGAAGGTGCCCTGCTGGCGGCCCGTCATAATCAGATGACAATTACGATGAGTGATATGGAAGAAGCTGCCGAACGCGTCATGATGGGGCCGGAAAGAAAAAGCCGTGTCATGAGTGATGAGGAAAAACGTCTGACCGCTTACCATGAAGGCGGTCACGCTCTTGTCGGTATGCTCCTTGACCACACGGACCCCGTGCATAAGGTTACGATTATCCCTCGCGGCCGTGCCGGCGGTTATACGCTCAGCCTCCCGAAGGAAGATCGTTACTATGCAACTCGCAGCGAACTTCTGGATGAGCTGAAAGTGCTTTTGGGCGGCCGTGTCGCTGAGGCACTGGTACTGCACGAAATTTCGAGCGGAGCCAGCAACGATCTGCAGCGTGCTACGGAGCTTGCCCGGGATATGACGTGCGAATATGGTATGAGTGAAGTGCTCGGTGCCGTTACGTTCGGCCACCGCAATAAACAGGTCTTCCTCGGACGGGATATGGGTCAGCAGAACCAGGTCAGCGAGGAAGTAGCTGCCACGGTGGACCGTGAAATCCGCCGCTTTATTGATGAAGCTTACGAAGGCACCGTCAAGGTCATTTCCGAGAACATCGATAAACTCCATTTGATCGCCAAGAATCTGATGGAACGGGAAACTCTGGAAGAGCATGAATTGCAGGAACTTATGAAATACGGCCATATCCTTGAAAAGGGAGAGCTGCCGCCGGAAGCAGATACCACTTCGGAACCGAAGCCGGTAACTGAAACTCCTGAACCGGCAGAAGACGCCGGAACTGCAGACAAAGCACCCGAAACGGCTTTGAACGATATTCCTCAAGTATAG
- the hpt gene encoding hypoxanthine phosphoribosyltransferase — MHPNLEKILIDEKTLKTRIAEMAKEISEDYKGEEVLVIGLLKGAAYFLTELTQHMTVPTQIDFIKASSYGSGTSTTGKVNIQFDTSRNLAGKNVLIVDDVVDSGLTLKAVRELFAQRNCKSIKLAAMLDKKERRLVKMVPDYYGFIIPDEFVVGFGLDYAEDYRTLPYIGVLKRSVYEK; from the coding sequence ATGCATCCCAATCTTGAAAAGATTTTGATTGACGAAAAGACCCTGAAGACGAGAATTGCCGAAATGGCAAAGGAAATCAGTGAGGACTACAAGGGGGAAGAAGTGCTGGTCATCGGCCTCCTGAAAGGGGCTGCTTATTTCCTGACAGAACTGACCCAGCATATGACCGTACCGACGCAAATCGATTTTATCAAAGCGTCTTCCTACGGTTCCGGTACGTCTACGACGGGCAAGGTCAATATTCAGTTTGATACTTCCCGTAACCTTGCGGGCAAGAATGTCCTGATTGTGGATGATGTAGTAGATTCCGGCCTGACGCTGAAGGCTGTGAGAGAACTTTTTGCTCAGCGCAATTGCAAGAGCATTAAGCTGGCGGCCATGCTTGACAAGAAGGAACGCCGTCTCGTAAAGATGGTTCCTGATTATTACGGATTCATCATCCCTGATGAATTTGTAGTCGGCTTTGGCCTTGATTATGCGGAAGATTACCGGACGCTGCCGTATATCGGCGTTTTAAAGCGTTCCGTCTATGAAAAATGA
- a CDS encoding S1 RNA-binding domain-containing protein has protein sequence MALEKGAIVEGVVTGITNFGAFVQLPENKVGLIHISEVSNVFVKDVHDFLKVKDKVRVKVVSIDDKGKIGLSIKALMPPAPHRQYGDKPFENRHGGEKHFGDRKPGEKHFGDRKFGDRAGGAPRNSGPMSFEDKLSRFLKESDDRLLDLKRNTESKRGGRGARRGD, from the coding sequence ATGGCTTTGGAAAAAGGCGCAATTGTAGAAGGTGTTGTCACTGGAATCACTAATTTTGGGGCGTTCGTTCAACTCCCTGAAAACAAGGTAGGCTTGATACATATTTCCGAGGTATCCAATGTCTTCGTCAAAGATGTACATGACTTCCTGAAAGTGAAAGACAAGGTAAGGGTAAAGGTCGTATCCATCGACGATAAAGGCAAAATCGGTCTGTCTATCAAGGCCCTTATGCCTCCGGCACCGCATCGTCAGTATGGCGATAAACCCTTTGAAAATCGCCATGGCGGCGAAAAACATTTTGGGGACAGAAAACCCGGAGAAAAGCATTTTGGTGACCGCAAGTTCGGTGACCGCGCCGGCGGAGCTCCCAGAAACTCCGGACCGATGAGCTTCGAAGATAAGCTTTCCCGTTTCCTGAAGGAAAGCGATGACCGCCTGCTGGATCTAAAAAGGAATACCGAGTCCAAACGGGGCGGCCGGGGTGCCCGCAGAGGAGATTAA
- a CDS encoding type III pantothenate kinase yields the protein MLMVMDVGNTNIVVGVHDGKEWLAHWRLSSSRSRTSDEFGILLGSMFNYTGVEMGDVTHIIISTVVPPLLVPLCNMCKRYFHVTPFVVTSEINTGLKLDYDHPNEIGADRIVNAVAAHHMYGDKGNLIIIDFGTATTFCALRPDGEYLGGAIAPGIGISTEALFQKAAKLPRIELIKPPKTICHDTIHAMRSGVIFGFVGQMDGIITRMKEELGGQAFVVVTGGFGRLMASESKLVDVVEPNLTLEGLRILHEMNS from the coding sequence ATGTTAATGGTAATGGATGTCGGCAATACGAACATTGTAGTAGGTGTCCACGACGGCAAAGAGTGGCTCGCTCACTGGCGGCTGTCCAGCAGTCGTTCTCGTACGTCCGACGAATTCGGAATCTTACTTGGCAGCATGTTTAACTATACGGGTGTGGAGATGGGTGATGTTACGCACATCATTATTTCTACGGTTGTGCCGCCGCTGCTTGTTCCTTTGTGCAACATGTGCAAGCGTTACTTCCATGTTACGCCTTTTGTTGTAACAAGCGAAATCAACACCGGCCTGAAGCTCGATTATGATCATCCTAATGAAATCGGTGCTGACCGCATTGTTAACGCTGTGGCAGCTCACCATATGTACGGGGACAAGGGCAATCTGATCATCATCGATTTCGGTACGGCAACTACATTCTGCGCGCTGCGTCCGGATGGGGAATACCTGGGCGGTGCGATTGCCCCGGGCATCGGGATTTCTACGGAAGCCCTCTTCCAGAAAGCTGCAAAATTGCCGCGTATTGAACTGATTAAACCACCTAAGACCATTTGTCATGATACGATTCATGCAATGCGTTCCGGCGTGATTTTCGGGTTTGTCGGCCAGATGGACGGCATCATCACCCGCATGAAAGAAGAATTGGGCGGACAGGCCTTCGTCGTTGTAACGGGTGGGTTTGGCCGGCTGATGGCTTCTGAATCCAAACTCGTTGATGTAGTCGAACCGAACCTGACGCTCGAAGGGCTGCGCATCCTGCATGAGATGAACAGCTGA
- a CDS encoding biotin--[acetyl-CoA-carboxylase] ligase, which translates to MRTEILKILREKAPEPVSGQELADKLGITRTAVWKHIQSLKKMGYEIEAHTKKGYIFISAPDKLLPEEIGRVLHTKFVGRHICYQDTVRSTNEILKQLAGNGAEDGTLCVAEEQTGGKGRLSRGWFSPYGKGLWFSLLLKPSFLPQEAPKMTLLAAVAVVRAIRECCGVDAMIKWPNDVLLDGRKLVGILTEMSAEFGHINFLVVGIGINVCVPKEMVPENLRDSAVSIADIAGHPIDRVALLGKVLDYFEEYYERVLKEGFQPVFDKWREYSTTLGRMVKVVSPDKTYLGTAIDIDPDGALLVRKEDGVVEKVLAGDVSIRPASGKGKYNFN; encoded by the coding sequence ATGCGGACAGAAATCTTGAAAATTTTACGGGAAAAGGCTCCGGAACCTGTATCCGGTCAGGAATTGGCGGATAAGCTCGGAATCACGAGAACCGCGGTGTGGAAACATATCCAAAGCCTTAAAAAAATGGGATATGAAATTGAAGCCCATACGAAGAAGGGGTATATCTTCATTTCAGCACCGGATAAGCTGCTTCCGGAAGAAATCGGGCGCGTACTGCATACAAAGTTTGTCGGCCGCCATATTTGTTATCAGGATACGGTGCGTTCAACCAACGAAATTCTGAAGCAGCTGGCTGGCAATGGCGCTGAAGATGGTACCCTTTGCGTAGCAGAAGAACAGACCGGCGGGAAGGGCCGTCTGTCTCGCGGCTGGTTCAGTCCTTACGGAAAAGGACTGTGGTTTTCTTTACTTCTCAAACCGTCCTTCCTGCCGCAGGAAGCTCCCAAAATGACGCTCCTTGCTGCCGTAGCCGTTGTACGTGCTATTCGGGAATGCTGCGGTGTTGACGCCATGATCAAATGGCCGAACGATGTCCTGCTTGACGGCCGCAAACTCGTAGGTATCCTGACAGAAATGAGTGCCGAATTCGGACATATCAATTTCCTTGTTGTTGGTATTGGCATCAATGTCTGCGTGCCGAAGGAAATGGTTCCGGAAAACTTGCGGGATTCCGCTGTTTCCATTGCGGATATTGCGGGTCATCCGATTGACAGAGTAGCTCTTCTTGGCAAAGTGCTTGATTATTTCGAAGAGTACTATGAACGGGTTCTCAAGGAAGGATTCCAGCCTGTTTTTGATAAATGGCGTGAATATTCGACGACACTTGGCCGCATGGTCAAAGTTGTTTCACCGGATAAGACCTACCTCGGTACGGCTATAGATATCGACCCTGATGGAGCACTTCTGGTCCGCAAGGAAGATGGTGTTGTGGAGAAAGTGCTGGCTGGGGATGTTTCCATTCGCCCGGCATCAGGCAAAGGGAAATATAATTTTAATTGA